CGATGGTCTTCGCGGTCGCTACGGGGTTGTTCAAGTAACCCTTCATCATCTGCGGCCCGCGAACGAGCAGCTCGCCCGGCTCGCCGGGACCCAGATCCTCGCCCGTAGCCACATCAACGATGCGGCACTCGGTGTTGGGGATGCAAGGGCCGACCAGCGACATGTCGATCGTTTCTGACGGGTCGGGGTTGTTGTGGGTGACGGGGCTCAGTTCGGTCATGCCGTAGCCCTGCGTCACCTCGCAGCCGAGGCGCCTGGCGCAAGCCGCCGCCACATCCTTGCCCAGTGGGGCCGCTCCCGAGATCACGCCGTGCAGGCTGGACAGGTCGTAGCTTTCGACCAGCGGCTGCTTGGCGAGCGCCAGCACGATCGGCGGCACCAGATTCGCGTAGCTGACCCTGTAGCTCTGCACGATGTCCAAAAACCGCTTCAGGTCGAACCTGGGCATGGTCACGACCGTCGCGCCCTGGTAGAGCGCGAAGTTCATGACCACCACCATGCCGTAGATGTGATAAAAGGGCAACAGGCCGATGAGGACATCTCTTTCAGTCACGGGGTTGTTGCGGTGCGTCTGGAAGCCTTCTAGCTGCCTCAGGTTGGCCGCTAGGTTGTAGTGCGTGAGCATGACTCCTTTAGGCAGGCCGGTGGTGCCGCTCGAGTAAGGGAGCACCACGACATCCTCTTTCGGGTCGATCGGTACCTCGGGAGCCTCACCGCCGCTTTGCAGGAGCGCCGCGAAGGGCGTCGCGCCCTCGGCCTCACCGAACACGAACACCTCTTTGAGGCCCGTTTCCTCTGCACTCTTGCGCGCGTTTTCCAGAAAGGCCGGCGCGGTGACGAGAAAGCTCGCCCCGGCGTCTTTGAGCTGATAACTGAGCTCAAAGGAGGTATAGAGCGGGTTGACGGTGGTCACGGTGCCACCGAGCACCGCTACGGCGTGAAAGACGATCGCGTACTCGGGCAGATTGGGGCTGTAGATAGCAAAGACGTTCCCCTTCTTGAAGCCGCGCTCGGCCAGGCTTGCGGCGACCCGCTTCACCGACTCGGCGACCTGACGGTAGCTGAGGGTGCGTCCGCTGGGACCTTCGATCAGGGCAGGCTTGTCTCCCAACTCGGCGGCGCGGCCAAGAACCAACCGGGTCAGCGGCAGCTCAGGGATCAAAACGTCGGGAAAGGGGCTTCGGTATATCATCTTACCTCCTACGCGCACCCAGATTTTTGGTTGGTCTAAGCCCCTACATTCTATACACCCCAACCTATACATCTCCAAGCGGGCGCTCTACGAAATCGCGAGGATGGGCAAGAGG
This genomic window from Deinococcota bacterium contains:
- a CDS encoding 4-coumarate--CoA ligase family protein; the protein is MIYRSPFPDVLIPELPLTRLVLGRAAELGDKPALIEGPSGRTLSYRQVAESVKRVAASLAERGFKKGNVFAIYSPNLPEYAIVFHAVAVLGGTVTTVNPLYTSFELSYQLKDAGASFLVTAPAFLENARKSAEETGLKEVFVFGEAEGATPFAALLQSGGEAPEVPIDPKEDVVVLPYSSGTTGLPKGVMLTHYNLAANLRQLEGFQTHRNNPVTERDVLIGLLPFYHIYGMVVVMNFALYQGATVVTMPRFDLKRFLDIVQSYRVSYANLVPPIVLALAKQPLVESYDLSSLHGVISGAAPLGKDVAAACARRLGCEVTQGYGMTELSPVTHNNPDPSETIDMSLVGPCIPNTECRIVDVATGEDLGPGEPGELLVRGPQMMKGYLNNPVATAKTIDEQGWLHTGDIATVDAKGYFAVIDRVKELIKYKGFQIAPAELEAVLLTHPAVSDAAVIGLLDEEAGEVPKAFVVRKEPEGKEVGEDAIMSFVAERVAPYKKLRKLEFVAAIPRSPAGKILRRVLISQEK